The segment CGGTGCCCAGAGCCACGGTCACGCCTTGGCCCCGGTAGAAGCCCACCCGGGCCGGCCCGGAGGAGAGCTTCATGTTCGAGCACGGGCAGTGGGTGACCGCGGTGCCGGTCTCGGCCAGGATCTTCACCTCCCGGTCGTCGAGCCACACGCCGTGGGCGATCACCGTGGAGGGCCCCAGGATGCCGCGCTGGTAGAACTCCTCGATGGGGCGCCGGCCGAACTGTCGCAGGCACTCCTGCACCTCCCAGACGGACTCCGAGGAGTGCGTGTGGATGCCCGTGTCGAACTCGGCGGCCAGGTCGGCGGCGCCGCGGAACATCTCGGGGGAGCAGTAGAAGATGTGCTCCAGGCCCACCCAGGTGCGCACCCGGCCCCCGGCGGCCACCCGGTGCGTCTCCAGCAGCCGCCGGTTCGTCTCCAGCGTCTCGAAGTAGTCGTACAGGTCGGCCGTGTAGGGGGCGAGCGTGGCGCGGATGCCGATCGTCTCGGCCGCCCTGGCCGAGCCGTCCATGTGCCGCCACATGTCCAGCACCGAGGTGGTTCCGCCGCGCACTCCCTCCGTGTAGGCCATCCAGGAGGCCGCCTCGGCGATCTCGGGCGTGAGCGCCCGGTGCGCCGGGTCGATGTGGTTCTCCAGCCACTCCCACAGCGCCAGCGACTCGGCGGTGCCGCGCAGCAGGCCCGAATGCAGGTGGCAGTTGTGGATACCGGGGATCACGGCGTGGCGGTCGGCGTCGATGATCGCCACACGCTCGGCGGCCGGATGCCGGTCCACCTCCTCGACGCTGCCGACCGCGGCGATGGCACCGTCCACGACGAGGACCGAGCCGGGGTCGTGGTAACTGCGCCGGCCCTCCATCGGCAGCACGATGCCTCCGCGGATCAGGAACGAACGGTCGGCGTCGGGGTTCAGGGCCATGTGTTACTCCTTGGTGCGGGCTGGGGATGACGGCGGCGCCGATGACTCGAACGCAGGTCCGGTTCGTGTCGCTGTGCGCTGGATTCCGGCGTGCGCCGGACTGACGAACGGCCGGATGTCTGGAGTCACCCGGAAGCCTCCTACCGGTCGGGCACGTAGTTGAAGCCCAGCGACTTCGGCATGCGCGCCCGCCGGGCGCCGATGATCAGGATGATCAGCGCCACGAAGAACGGGATCATCTGCAGGGCTTCGGTGGGCACGCTGTCGGACACGATGTTGCGCAGGTTGGCGCCCAGGGCGTCGGCAAGCCCGAAGGCGAACGACCCGACCGCCACGCCCCACGCCGACCAGCGCACCATGATGATCACGATCAGGGCGATGAACCCCCGCCCGGCGGTGATGGCCGGCTCGAAGACGCCGACCAGCGCCGTGGTGATGGCGGCGCCGCCGAGCCCGGCGAGCAGGCCCGAGATGAGCGTGGCGACCGACCGCACCCTGATCACGTCGACGCCCCGGGCGAAGGCCGCGTCGGGATCCTCGCCCACCGCTCGCACCTCCAGCCCGAACACGGTCCGCTGGGCCACCCACCACACGATCGGCACGAGGCCGAGGGCCAGCCACGTCATCCAGCTGTTGGACAGGAAGGCCTCGCCCAGGAACGGGATGTCGGAGAGCCCGGGGATGTGGATCTCGGCAAGGATGTTCACCTGGCGGCGCTCGGCGCCCAGCGGCGTGGTGAGGCGGAAGATGTAGCCGGTGAGCCCGACCCCCAGGATCGTGATGCCGAAACCCACCACGACCTGATTTGCGTTCAGGCGCACGCACAGCCAGACCATCAGCAGCGCCAGCGCCGCGCCGGCCAGGGCGCCGGCCAGGAGACCCACGGCGATGCCCGTCTCGACCGTCACGTACAGCGACGTGAGGGCCCCGATGATCATGAAGCCCTCCAAGCCGATGTTCAGCACGCCGGCCCGCTGGGCGATCGTCTCGCCCAGGGAGGCGAAGATCAGCGGCGTCGCCAGGCGCATGCCGCCGGCGAAGGTGGCCGTCCAGAACGTCATCTCGGCCAGCTTGCCCACGTCAGGACTCCCCGTGCCCGTCGGGGTCGCCGCCGGTTCCCGCGGGGCCGCCGCGGGGATCACCGGTGCCGCCGGCCGTCCGGGCGCCCCTGTGGCGGACCACAGGGCCGAGCGTCTCACCGACGGAGCGCACCGCCCGGCGGAAGATCGCGGCGATCTGCGGGGCGTAGCGAACCGCGAACCCCAGAAGGATCAGCGCCTGGATCACGTCGCTCAGCGAGGCGGGGATGCCCTCGGTGGCCTGCATGTGCAGCCCGCCCGCCTGCAGCGCCCCCACCAGCAGCGCGGCCGCCAGGATGCCCAGCGGCCGGGCGCCCCCCAGCATCGCCACGACGAGGCCGAAGAAGCCGATCTCCTCGGCGATGTCCACGTAGAGCCGCCCCAGCAGCCCCGCGGCCTGCAACCAGCCCGCCAGACCGGCCAGCGCTCCCGAGATGAGCAGCGAGTTGAGGATTATGCGCCGCCCGGGAATGCCCAGGCTGTGCGCCAGGCGGGGGTTCTCGCCGAAGAGGTCGTAGCGGTAGCCCATCGTCGAGCGGGTCCACAGGCCGAACAGCGCCACCATCACCACGACGGCCAGCACGCCGGCGTGCAGCCGGGTGCTCGCCACCAGGTCGCCCAGGATGACACTGTCCGCCAGCGGATCGGACTTGGGGGTGATGGCCGCCGGCTCCTTGAGCGGACCGTTGAGGAGGTAGCCGAGCAGCAGGAAGGCGAACTCGTTGAACAGCAGCGTGGAGAGGATCTCGTTGACGTTGAGGCGTGCCCGCAGCAGCGCCGGAACCAGTGCCCACACCATTCCGAACACCGCCCCGGCGAGGGCCGCCAGCGGGATCGCCGCCGCCGGCGGGGCGTCCCGGAGAACGAAACCGGCGACCAGCGTGCCGATGCTGCCGGCGATGAGTTGGCCCTGCGCACCGATGGTTATGACGCCGGCCCGCAGCGCCACCGCCGCGCCGATGCCCACGATCGCCAGCGGAGCGGCCCGCGCCAGCGTCTCGCCGATGGCGAACGAGTCGCCGAAGCTGCCCGCCAGGATCGCCCCGTAGGCGGTGAGGGGGTTGTCGCCGGATCCTGCCAGGATGATCGCTCCCAGGCCGAGGGCCGCCAGCACTGCCAGCAGGCTGGTGCCGAGGCCGATCGTGGCGCGCTCGAACGGGGTGTCCGCGCGGGGGACCCGGGTGCCGTCGCCGGCGCCGGACGTCCCCGGCGCGCCGCCGCCGGAGGGACCCTCCGCGGTCACGCTCACGACGTGCCCTCCTTCCCGCCTCCGGTGGTTGCCTCGCCGGGATGGCGCCCGGTCGTACCCTCGCCGTCGTCCTGCGGGGTGCCGGAGTCGGCACTCGATCCGTCGCCGCCCCCGCCGGTGGCCTCCTCCGGTGCCCGCTCACCGGATCGATCCCAGTGGAGGCCGGCCATGACCGCGCCGAGGCGGGCCGAGGTCATCTCCTCGACGCCGAAGCGGTCGGTCACCCGCCCGCCGCTGAGCACCACCACCCGGTGGGAAAGGTCGGCCACCTCGTCGAGATCGGCGGAGATGATGACCACCGCCCCGCCGCGGGCCGCGGCTTCGAAGCAGCGGTCGCGGATCGCTCTTCCGGCGTGCGGGTCGAGGCCCTTCGTGGGTCCCGCCGCCACCAGCACTGCCGGATCCCGCTCCATCTCGCGGGCGGCCATGAGCTTCTGCTGGTTTCCGCCCGACAGCGAGGCGGCTCGGAGTGCCGGCTCGGGCGGACGCACGTCGAAGCGCTGGGCCAGGGCCCGGGCGTGGTGCCGCACCGACGCCCGCAGCCGCACGCCGAAGCGGGCGAACTCAGCGTCGGAGACCCGCCGTGCGATGAGGTTGTCGGCCAGGGTGAATCCGGCCGCCAGCCCCGCGGTGCGGTCCTCGGGCAGCAGCGCCATCCCCGTTGCGACAGCGGCGCCCGGCGAACCCGTCACGTCGGTCCCGTCGATGCGCACCGTGCCCCCGTCGGGGGTGGCCTGCCCGGTGAGCACCGACGCCAGCTCCTCCTGGCCGTTGCCCGCCACGCCCACCACGCCCACGATCTCCCCGGCCCGCACGCGCAGCGACACGTCCCGCAGGCCGGGGCCGTGCTCGGCGGCGAGGTGCAACCCGTCGGCCTCGAGACGCACGTCGCCCCGTTCGAGGTCCGGACGGCGGACCTCCAACAGCGAGAGGTCACCCACCATCAGCTCGGCGATGCGGCGCAGGTCGGAGCCGGCCACCTCCTCGCCGGCGGTCACGACCCGGCCCTGACGCAGCACGGTCAGACGGTCGGCCAGCTCGGCCAACTCCGGTAGGCGGTGAGAGATGTAGATGATGGGCGTGCCCTCGCTGCGCAGGCGCAGGCACAGCTCGATGAGCGCCTCGGTCTCCAGGGGGCCCAGTGCCGAACTGGGCTCGTCGAGGATGAGCAGGCGGGCGCCCCAGGCCAGGCTGATGAGGATCTCGGCCTGCTGGCGCACCGCCAGCGGCAGTCCGTCCACCAACTCGTCGGGAGGCACCGACAGGTCCAGTTCGGCGGCCAGGCGCTCGACCTCGGCGCGGGCGGCCTTGGCGTTGAAGGTGCGCGGCCAGGGGCGCCGGCCGGCGCCGCGTCGCGCCGCCGGGAGCGACCCGTCCTCACCGCCGCCGGGCGCCGCGGTCTCCTCCGGCGCTCCGGCGACCTGGCGGCGGGGGCGGCCCAGCTCGATGTTCTGCGCGACGGTGAGGCCGCGCACGAGGGACAGCTGCTGGCGCACGTGCGCCACGCCGGACGCGGAGCCGTCCGAGCGGCGCCGCGGGTTGTAGGGCTCGCCGAACAGCTCGAGTGTGCCGCGGTCGGGCCGCAGGGCGCCCGCGACGATCTTGGCCAGCGTCGTCTTGCCGGCGCCGTTCTCGCCAACGAGAGCGTGGATCTCCCCGGCCCGCAGATCGAAGTCCACGTTGTCCAGCGCCTGGGTGGCGCCGAAGCGTCGTGACACCCCCCGTGCCTCGAAGGCAACCTCGGGAGCCATGTCGGTGCTCACGGCGGCGGCGGGAGGGTGGCGCGGGCTGCGACCGCCACCTCGTCCTCGTCGACGCTGACGCAGCGGCCGTCCCGCACAACCACCTCACCGTCGGCGATCACGAGGTCGGCACGGTCCGACAGACCGGTCAGCACCAAACCCACGACCGGATCGTGCACGCCGACGCGGTCTACCGTGGTGATGTCCCAGGCAGCCACGTCGGCGCCCGCGCCGGGAGTGATCGTCCCCAACTCCGAGCGGCTGAGGCAGCGGGCGGAACCCCGCGTGGACATGGCCAGCAACTCGCGGGCGCTCAGCCAGCGCTCCGGGTCGGGGCTGTGCTGGCGGTGCGAGAGGGCGGCCAGCCGCATGTCGCCCATCTGGTTGGCGCCGTCGTTGGAGGCCGACCCTGTTGTGCCGAACCCCACCGTGCATCCCCCGTCGAGCCACCAGCGAACCGGTGCCGGGCGGAACCCCATGCGCAGGTCCGGGGCGACGAGGTGCACCAGCCCGACCCCGGTGGCGGCGTAGTCGGGGATCTCGCCCCGGGGGCAGTCCACCATGTGCGCCAGCCACACCCTGTCGTTGTGCCAACCCTCCTCGCCGATGACCTGCCAGGGGGACCGGCCGTAGCGGCGGCGGCAGAACTGGGTGTCCACCCCCTCGTAGAGATGCGTGTGCAGGCCCACACCCGGGTGCTCCGCCGCCATCTCGGCGAAGGCGGCGAAGACCTCGCGGCGGTCCACATGCGGTCCGCAGGGGGCCAGGTCGACGCGGACGCGGGCCAGCGGATCGGGGTCGTGGTAGGTCTCGATCAGTTCCAGGGAGTGGCGCAGCACCTCGTCGACGCTCTGGCAGGCCGAATCGGGGCCCTCGCCGCCTTCGCTGCGGGCGTAGGTCATGGTGCCCCGCCCGGCGTGCAGGCGGATGCCGACCTCCCGTGCCGCTTCGATGGTGGCCTCGATGTACGGCGCCGTCACGCCGCCCGGGAAGAAGTAGTGCTGGTCGGCGACGGTCGTCACCCCGCACAGCAGCGACTCGACCATGCCGGCCCGGGCCATCGTGGCGATCGCCTCGGGGGTGAAGTGACCGTCGTTCCACCACTGCGTGCAGATCCGCCCGAGGCCTATCAGCCAGTCGTCCAGCAGGACCCTCTCGAGTTCGGGGATGCTCCGCAGGCCCACCTGGTAGAGGTGCTGGTGCGCGTTGATGAGCCCCGGCATGACCAGCAGCCGCGAGGCATCGATGGCGGTCTCGCCGGTCTGCGGCTCGAGGTCGCCGATCTCGGCGATGCGCCCGTCGGCGATGCGCACATCGACGTCGCGCAGCTCCCGGTCGTCGCTGTCGAATGTCAGGAGGTGGGCGACGTCGCGCAGCAGTAGCCCGGGCACGGCCGCAAGTCTGGCAAAATTGCCACGAACGTGGAGGGAATGATCCGGAAGCCTCGCCCGGCGGCGGTCGTCGTCGGCGTCAGCACCCTGTCGATCGCGTTCAACTCGGCGTACGGCTACGTGCCGGGGTTCATGGCCACGGCGCTGCGCGCCGACCTGGGTATCGACCGCTGGCACGTGGGCCTGCTGGTGAGCCTCTACTTCGGCTGCGCCGGAGTGGCGTCCCTGGCCGCCGGGCGGGTCTGCGACCGCGTCGGCGGCCGGCTCACCGTGTTCGGGGGGATGGCGTTCGTCGTGGTGGCGTCCGGGCTGGCCGCCGGCCTGGGCGGCTACGCCCCGTTGCCGGCCGCCGGTGTGCTGGCGGGACTCGGGTACTCGCTGAACAACGTGGGGACGAACGTCGCCGTCGCCGGAGCCGTGAGCCCCCGGCGGCGGGCGGTGGCCCTGTCGACGCGGAGCTCGGGGATCCTCCTGATGAGCGCCCTGACCGCGGCGGTCGCTCCGGTCGTCGCCGACCGCTGGGATTGGCGATGGGTGTACGGCGGGCTCGGGGTCGGCGCTGCGGCGATGGCCCTCGTGGCGCTGGCGGTTCTGCGCGATGACACGGGCGACCCGCACGAGTTGCTGCGGCGCCGGTCGCTCCGCCTGCCGCGGGGCTTCTTCTGGTTCCCGGTGGGGGCGTTCTGCCTGATCGCCGGGGCGCAGCCGCTGCTCTCCTGGACGGTGCCGTACGCCGAGGAGTCCCTGGGTCTCTCGGCGACATGGGCAGGCGTTCTTGTGGGTGCGTCCTCCGCCGTGGGTGCTGTGGCCATGGTCGGCACCGGCGTGGGGGCCGACCGGCTGGGTGCGCACCGGCGCATGCGCCTGCTCGTCGTGCTGGTGGCGGGCACCGGCGTCTCGTGCCTGCTGCTCGCCGGCGGCCACCAACTCGGACTGCCGGTGGCGATGGTGGGCGTCCTCGGCGGGATCATCCTGCAGTTCGCCGGCATCGGCACGATGCACGCCACGGTGGTGGATCGGGCCGGCCCCGCGGTCGCCCGGGCCACCGCGGCCACCATGACCGGCTACTACCTGGGTGCCCTCGTGTCGCCGGTGGCGTTCGGCGCATTCGTGGACACCGTCGGCTCCTACGAGTGGGCCTGGCTGATTCTCGGCCTCCTCTTGGGGGGATCGGCTGTGTCGTTCCGCCTGGCAGGGCGGATCGAGCCGGCGGATTGAGACCCATGCCCCGGGGTTACCCTCGACCGGGCATGAAGACCGCGACTGCATTCGTGACGGGGCTGCCGACCTCGGAGAGACACCGCCGGTGCGTCGCGGTCCTCGTGGCTACCCGGTGCGTGGCCGCGGGTCACCTGGCCGGCCGAGACGCCCATCCGTCGGAGGCGGATCGATGAGTGCCCGCTTCGTTGGCCGGAGCGTGCCGCGGGTCAACGATGAGACGATGCTGCGGGGTGCGGCGCGGTACGTGGCCGACCTCGCCGGCCCGATGGCGGGCGTGCTGCACGCGGCCGTGATCCGCAGCCCGGTGGCGCACGGGATTCTGGAGGGCCTCGAGGTCGACGGACTTCCCGATGATGCCCGGCTGGTCGGCCCGGAGGACCTGCGCCGCCGGGCGACGGGCCGCCTGCCGGTCCTGTGGCAGATCGCCACCCAGAACCAGACATCCACGCCGCTGCTCGACGGCAAGGTGCGCTACGCCGGTCAGCCCATCGGCGTGGTGGTGGCGCCGAGCGCCGCTGCCGCCGTCGACGCCGCCGAGGCGGTCCTGCCGGTGATCGACGAACTGCCGGCGGTCACCGATCCGCTGGAGGCCCTCGCTGCAGGAGCGCCCCGCCTGTGGGACGACGTGGAGGGGAACCTGCTGGGCGCCTGCGCGGCCGGCGACAGCGACGAGCATGTCGAGGCGGTCTTCGCGGCGGCCGACCGGCGACTGCGCACCCGGCTGGTGATCGGGCGCCTCAGCGGAGCGCCCATGGAGGGGCGCGGCGTGCTGGCGTACACCGAGCCCACCGGGAAGCTGGTGGTCCACATCTCGACGCAGGCACCGCATGCCGTACGCGACGTCGTCTGCGCGGTGCTCGGCATGCCGCAGCACCGGGTCCGGGTCACGGCGCCGGACGTCGGCGGCGGGTTCGGCCTCAAGGACCATCTCTATGAGGACGAGCTGATGGTGATCATCGCCGCGCTGGAATCGGGATGTCCGGTGCAGTGGATCGAGACTCGGACCGAGTCGCTGCTGGCGACGACGCACGGGCGCGGCGAGATCTGCGACGTGGAGGTGGCCTTCGACGACGACGGCACGCTGCGCGGCCTGCGGGTCGACGCCGTGCGCAACGCCGGGGCGCAGTGCAGCGTCTTCTCCGGCGGGCCGCTGCTCGTGGCGCTCGGCATGGCGCCGGGGCCGTACACCTGGGACGCCGTGCGGGGCACCGGACGGCTCGTGGCCACCAACACCATGTCCGCCGGCGCCTACCGGGGATTCGGCCAGACCCAGGCGGCCCTCATCGGCGAGCGGGCGGTGGAACTGGTGGCCCGTGCGCTGGGCCGGCACCCGGCGGAGGTGCGCCGGCAGAACATGATCCGTCCCACCGACCAGCCCTACACGACGCGTACGCACGTCACCTACGACAACGGCGACTACAGCGCTCCGCTGCGCCGCGCCCGCGAGTTGATCGAGGACCGCATGGCCGCCGCCCCGCCGCCGAATGACGGCCGTCGGCGCGGGGTCGGGTACGCCTCGCACGTGCAGCTGGCGGGCGTGGGGCCGAGCAACCTGGGCGAGCTGCTGGGCCTGCGGGTCGGCGGCTACGAGAGCGCCGTGGTGCGCATGGAGCCCGACGCCAGCGTGCGCCTCTACACGGGCGTGTCGCCGCACGGCCAAGGGCTCGAGACCACCCTGGCGCAACTGCTGGCCGACGAACTGGGCGTCGACGTCGCCGATGTGGAGGTGATCCACAGCGACACCGACGTCACCCCCTATTCCGCCTTCGGCACCGCCGCCTCGCGCTCGCTGCCCCTGGGTGGCGGCTCGGCCGTCGTCGCCGGGCGCGAGCTGGCCGGGCGGATCCGCGCCATCGCGGCGGACATGCTGGAGGCCAACCCCGCCGACCTGACCCTCGCCGGCCGGCAGGTCACCGTCGCCGGCACGGTCGCTTCGGTGCCGCTGGCCGAGGTGGCCGCGGCGGCATACCGGGGGTTCCGGCTGCCCGAGGGGCAGGCACCGGGTCTCACCGCCTCGTACGTCTACGACCCGCCCAGCCCCACGTTCTCCTTCGCCGCCCACGCCTGCGCCGTGGCGGTCGACCCGGAACTCGGCAGTGTGGAGATCACGGACTACGTGGCGGTCCTCGACTGCGGCACTGTCGTGAACCCCGTGATCGTTCAGGGACAGGTGCACGGCGGCGCCGCGCAGGGCATCGGGGCGGCGCTCACCGAGGAGATCGTCTACGACGCCGGCGGTCAGCCCCGCACCACCACCCTGGCCGACTACCTCGTGCCCACCTCCGACGTGTTGCCCGGCTTCACCGTCGAGCACATGGAGACGCCGTCGCCGTACACCCCCGGCGGCATGAAGGGCATGGGCGAGGGCGGCACCAACGCCGCCTTCTCCTGCGTCCTCAACGCCGTGCTGGACGCCGTCACAACCGCTGGAGCCCCGGCGGCCGAGACGCTCGCCACCCCGCTCTCACCCGAACGCATCTGGCGGATCCTGCAGCGCCCTGGCTGACGCCCCGTGCCGGTCGTGGTCTCTCAGCGGACCGTTCGCGAGGCGGCGTGGCCGGCGGCGACGTAGGCGTAGGTGATGGCTCGGGCGTTGGCGAGGCCGCCCACGTAGCCGGGCTGCTCGACGTAGGCGGCGGCGTTGCCTGTGGCGTAGAGGCCGTCGATAGGGCGACGATCCTCGGTCAGCACCTGCGCGGCACTGTTGATCAGCAGGCCCGTCGAGTAGATGCCCGTGCCCAGCAGCTTCAGCGGCAGACCCCAGAACGGCGGCTCTGTGAGCGATCCCAGGTTCGGATTGGGCGACTGGTTCGGATCGCCCGCCCGGAGCCGGCTGTAGGGGAGCGTGCCGCGGCCGAACGCCGGGTCGTTCCCCTCCTCGGCGCCGTCGTTGAAGGCGGCGACCTGGTCGATGAGGCCACCGGCGTCGACACCGAGTGTGCCGGCGAGATCGGTGAGGTTTGACGCCTGCGCGAGGTCGGCCGGCCATTCCTCGCCGTCGCCGAGCCGGTAGCGGGTGCGATAGCGGTTGTCGCCGATGAGAAAGCACGGGTAGTTGGGGAACTGCCCCGCGGCGTCGCGTTCCTTCACAGCGCGTAGCAGGAACCCGTAGAAGCTCTCGTCGCCGAAGCGTCTCCCCGTCCGGTTCACGACGATGGCGTGAGGCAGTCCGAGTGCCCGCGACAGCTCGCGGTGCAGCGGCCGGTCCGTCCCAGGGTGGCGCTCGGTCGGGCTCTCGTAGCCAAAGATCGTGAATGCCTGCCCGGCGCGTGCCCGGGCGGCACCCGTGGGTTCGACGAGCGCCAGGCCGTCGCCGTCGAGCACCGGGGGAGAGGCCTCGAAGATCTCCGGCAATCCCTCCAGTTCGGCCGCGAACGGGGCATTGCCGTAGCTGCCCGTGGCGACGAGCACCCCTCGCCGAGCGCGGATCTCGCGGCGTTCGCCCTTCACCTCGACGACGGCCCCCGAGACCCTGTCTCCGCTGTGGACAAGTTCGATGCAGCGCGCCTCCAGCAGGATCGGCACTCCCCGCTGCACGAGAGCTGCGGCCGCGAACGCGGCGGACAGTCCGGGACCCCAGGTCCAGAAGTCGCTCTCACGGCGCTGCCAGTGCAACTCAGCGAGGACCTCGCCCGCGACCAGGTCACCGCCGGCTCGGCGCACCTCGTCATGGGTCAGGCCGAGGAGTCGGAAATGCGGTGAACTGCGACACCGGTCCCGCCAAGGTCCGAGAGCCTCGCCATCGACGGTGACCTCCAGGATCCGGCCACCCGACACCGATCCCGGAGCATCGGGGTGGTACTGGTCACCCAGCCCGGTGCTCTGGAAGCGCACGCCGAGGCAAGAGAAGTACGCCACAGCCTCGGGAGCGCGCCGGACGAACGTGGTCAGGAGGTCCTCGTCGAACGCGCCGGCGTCACATGCGACCCAACGCAGGTACCTGGTGGTGTCCTCCGCGCTGTCCTCGAGGCCGGCCTGGCGCTGCAGGTGGTTGTTCCCGACCCAGACCACGCCGCCGCTGTAGGCGGTGACACCCCCGATGAGCGGCGACTTCTCGACAATGAGCGCCTCGAGTCCCGCGTCGGCCGCACGCAGAGCAGCGGCGAGCCCGCCGAGCCCACCCCCGATGCAGAGGAGATCGCATTCGTGAGCCGCCACGAGTGCTCCCAATCGTCGATGTCGAGCCACGCCCGGTGCGGGAGGAGGGGAGAGCCGGACGCCTCCGACCTCCCGCGCTCGCCGCATCCGGCGATGCCGGAACAGCGACCGTACCATTGGCCGATGGACGCGATCCCCACCCAACCGACGGTGACGGGATGTCTGGCGGACTTCGTGACTGCCCACCGGAAGGCGTCCCTGCCCCAATCGGTGCAGCAGGTG is part of the bacterium genome and harbors:
- a CDS encoding amidohydrolase, whose amino-acid sequence is MALNPDADRSFLIRGGIVLPMEGRRSYHDPGSVLVVDGAIAAVGSVEEVDRHPAAERVAIIDADRHAVIPGIHNCHLHSGLLRGTAESLALWEWLENHIDPAHRALTPEIAEAASWMAYTEGVRGGTTSVLDMWRHMDGSARAAETIGIRATLAPYTADLYDYFETLETNRRLLETHRVAAGGRVRTWVGLEHIFYCSPEMFRGAADLAAEFDTGIHTHSSESVWEVQECLRQFGRRPIEEFYQRGILGPSTVIAHGVWLDDREVKILAETGTAVTHCPCSNMKLSSGPARVGFYRGQGVTVALGTDGEKENNNLDMLEEMKFASLLAKVATLDPTVGDPWDILDMATRAGAEALGLGDVTGTLETGKDADIVLVDLRSLHFVPLLRGEDFNVPAHLVFSASARDVSDVWVQGRRLVAGGEVTTVDVASVAADAQAAAEELFARRRALQGQTASPATTLGKNA
- a CDS encoding MFS transporter, with translation MIRKPRPAAVVVGVSTLSIAFNSAYGYVPGFMATALRADLGIDRWHVGLLVSLYFGCAGVASLAAGRVCDRVGGRLTVFGGMAFVVVASGLAAGLGGYAPLPAAGVLAGLGYSLNNVGTNVAVAGAVSPRRRAVALSTRSSGILLMSALTAAVAPVVADRWDWRWVYGGLGVGAAAMALVALAVLRDDTGDPHELLRRRSLRLPRGFFWFPVGAFCLIAGAQPLLSWTVPYAEESLGLSATWAGVLVGASSAVGAVAMVGTGVGADRLGAHRRMRLLVVLVAGTGVSCLLLAGGHQLGLPVAMVGVLGGIILQFAGIGTMHATVVDRAGPAVARATAATMTGYYLGALVSPVAFGAFVDTVGSYEWAWLILGLLLGGSAVSFRLAGRIEPAD
- a CDS encoding ABC transporter permease, with product MSVTAEGPSGGGAPGTSGAGDGTRVPRADTPFERATIGLGTSLLAVLAALGLGAIILAGSGDNPLTAYGAILAGSFGDSFAIGETLARAAPLAIVGIGAAVALRAGVITIGAQGQLIAGSIGTLVAGFVLRDAPPAAAIPLAALAGAVFGMVWALVPALLRARLNVNEILSTLLFNEFAFLLLGYLLNGPLKEPAAITPKSDPLADSVILGDLVASTRLHAGVLAVVVMVALFGLWTRSTMGYRYDLFGENPRLAHSLGIPGRRIILNSLLISGALAGLAGWLQAAGLLGRLYVDIAEEIGFFGLVVAMLGGARPLGILAAALLVGALQAGGLHMQATEGIPASLSDVIQALILLGFAVRYAPQIAAIFRRAVRSVGETLGPVVRHRGARTAGGTGDPRGGPAGTGGDPDGHGES
- a CDS encoding ATP-binding cassette domain-containing protein, encoding MSTDMAPEVAFEARGVSRRFGATQALDNVDFDLRAGEIHALVGENGAGKTTLAKIVAGALRPDRGTLELFGEPYNPRRRSDGSASGVAHVRQQLSLVRGLTVAQNIELGRPRRQVAGAPEETAAPGGGEDGSLPAARRGAGRRPWPRTFNAKAARAEVERLAAELDLSVPPDELVDGLPLAVRQQAEILISLAWGARLLILDEPSSALGPLETEALIELCLRLRSEGTPIIYISHRLPELAELADRLTVLRQGRVVTAGEEVAGSDLRRIAELMVGDLSLLEVRRPDLERGDVRLEADGLHLAAEHGPGLRDVSLRVRAGEIVGVVGVAGNGQEELASVLTGQATPDGGTVRIDGTDVTGSPGAAVATGMALLPEDRTAGLAAGFTLADNLIARRVSDAEFARFGVRLRASVRHHARALAQRFDVRPPEPALRAASLSGGNQQKLMAAREMERDPAVLVAAGPTKGLDPHAGRAIRDRCFEAAARGGAVVIISADLDEVADLSHRVVVLSGGRVTDRFGVEEMTSARLGAVMAGLHWDRSGERAPEEATGGGGDGSSADSGTPQDDGEGTTGRHPGEATTGGGKEGTS
- a CDS encoding ABC transporter permease; this encodes MGKLAEMTFWTATFAGGMRLATPLIFASLGETIAQRAGVLNIGLEGFMIIGALTSLYVTVETGIAVGLLAGALAGAALALLMVWLCVRLNANQVVVGFGITILGVGLTGYIFRLTTPLGAERRQVNILAEIHIPGLSDIPFLGEAFLSNSWMTWLALGLVPIVWWVAQRTVFGLEVRAVGEDPDAAFARGVDVIRVRSVATLISGLLAGLGGAAITTALVGVFEPAITAGRGFIALIVIIMVRWSAWGVAVGSFAFGLADALGANLRNIVSDSVPTEALQMIPFFVALIILIIGARRARMPKSLGFNYVPDR
- a CDS encoding amidohydrolase family protein — encoded protein: MPGLLLRDVAHLLTFDSDDRELRDVDVRIADGRIAEIGDLEPQTGETAIDASRLLVMPGLINAHQHLYQVGLRSIPELERVLLDDWLIGLGRICTQWWNDGHFTPEAIATMARAGMVESLLCGVTTVADQHYFFPGGVTAPYIEATIEAAREVGIRLHAGRGTMTYARSEGGEGPDSACQSVDEVLRHSLELIETYHDPDPLARVRVDLAPCGPHVDRREVFAAFAEMAAEHPGVGLHTHLYEGVDTQFCRRRYGRSPWQVIGEEGWHNDRVWLAHMVDCPRGEIPDYAATGVGLVHLVAPDLRMGFRPAPVRWWLDGGCTVGFGTTGSASNDGANQMGDMRLAALSHRQHSPDPERWLSARELLAMSTRGSARCLSRSELGTITPGAGADVAAWDITTVDRVGVHDPVVGLVLTGLSDRADLVIADGEVVVRDGRCVSVDEDEVAVAARATLPPPP
- a CDS encoding xanthine dehydrogenase family protein molybdopterin-binding subunit; the encoded protein is MSARFVGRSVPRVNDETMLRGAARYVADLAGPMAGVLHAAVIRSPVAHGILEGLEVDGLPDDARLVGPEDLRRRATGRLPVLWQIATQNQTSTPLLDGKVRYAGQPIGVVVAPSAAAAVDAAEAVLPVIDELPAVTDPLEALAAGAPRLWDDVEGNLLGACAAGDSDEHVEAVFAAADRRLRTRLVIGRLSGAPMEGRGVLAYTEPTGKLVVHISTQAPHAVRDVVCAVLGMPQHRVRVTAPDVGGGFGLKDHLYEDELMVIIAALESGCPVQWIETRTESLLATTHGRGEICDVEVAFDDDGTLRGLRVDAVRNAGAQCSVFSGGPLLVALGMAPGPYTWDAVRGTGRLVATNTMSAGAYRGFGQTQAALIGERAVELVARALGRHPAEVRRQNMIRPTDQPYTTRTHVTYDNGDYSAPLRRARELIEDRMAAAPPPNDGRRRGVGYASHVQLAGVGPSNLGELLGLRVGGYESAVVRMEPDASVRLYTGVSPHGQGLETTLAQLLADELGVDVADVEVIHSDTDVTPYSAFGTAASRSLPLGGGSAVVAGRELAGRIRAIAADMLEANPADLTLAGRQVTVAGTVASVPLAEVAAAAYRGFRLPEGQAPGLTASYVYDPPSPTFSFAAHACAVAVDPELGSVEITDYVAVLDCGTVVNPVIVQGQVHGGAAQGIGAALTEEIVYDAGGQPRTTTLADYLVPTSDVLPGFTVEHMETPSPYTPGGMKGMGEGGTNAAFSCVLNAVLDAVTTAGAPAAETLATPLSPERIWRILQRPG